The Vespa velutina chromosome 4, iVesVel2.1, whole genome shotgun sequence genome has a window encoding:
- the LOC124948945 gene encoding eEF1A lysine and N-terminal methyltransferase homolog isoform X2, with amino-acid sequence MQNINKNDKPDLIYEQMDATQMTYPDEKFSVILDKGTLDALMPNVKEDTISIIDKYFKEIIRVLRNGGRYICISLLQEHILRKILSYFTANNFMIRVTRCHKTEEKAKQEEGSSIPVFVVVATKFIKLTESILEIALTDGKPERVSSTDTVISAVLSVQQSALICNCLDKRSISDVGEICLDLHRVGDKYPRYTVYVLDQPRAKGAKSYAAFIVPQGKETDWLFSTKEGRQQILQSTRRDRLTIVTLRREHKFESWDAVKTELGDCVRNLAPSALPDKSHIPYLSLDTDIGARTICFEGESKISGSFVVEETEEDEHTLRRLIFLNNPYVIQSEARLKEVKSRRGKKKKVIDNGFLACKHHVYMSIGVSMILDSTNFNEIMIIGLGGGGLCTFLYHCFSNLKITTVEIDEAILKVAVEHFGLTLDNRMQVQIADGIEFIKNSASEGKKYSAILFDVDSKDTTVGMSCPPKQFLEIDLLKMIASCLTENGLFILNLVSRDSTLKQKAKDDLKSIFVSVVSYTLQDYVNDVIMCSINTQESKEWKNKIKKAVVNLNEQAIKRKVFVSSDAFDVSSLVKNLSIES; translated from the exons ATGCAAAACattaataagaatgataagcCAGATTTAATATATGAACAAATGGATGCTACGCAAATGACATATCCAGATGAAAAATTTAGCGTTATATTGGATAAAGGTACCTTAGATGCTTTAATGCCAAATGTAAAGGAAGATACAATATCTATTATTGATAAGTATTTTAAG GAAATCATACGTGTCTTACGTAATGGTGGAAGATACATTTGTATTAGTTTGCTTCAAGAACATATTCTAAGGAAAATTTTGTCATATTTCACTGCTAATAATTTCATGATACGTGTGACACGATGTCATAAAACCGAAGAAAAAGCTAAACAAGAGGAAGGGAGTTCTATCCCAGTATTTGTTGTTGTAGCAaccaaatttataaaattaacagaGTCG ATTCTTGAAATTGCATTAACTGATGGAAAACCTGAAAGAGTATCCTCCACAGATACTGTAATATCTGCGGTATTATCGGTTCAACAATCAGCCTTAATATGTAATTGCCTTGATAAAAGAAGTATATCTGATGTAGGAGAAATTTGTTTAGATTTACATAGAGTGGGTGATAAGTATCCTCGATATACAGTTTATGTACTTGACCAACCTCGTGCTAAAGGAGCAAAATCATATGCTGCGTTTATAGTACCACAAGGAAA GGAAACAGATTGGTTGTTTAGTACCAAAGAAGGAAGGCAACAGATACTGCAGAGTACACGACGGGATAGACTTACTATCGTTACTCTTCGACGAGAACATAAATTTGAAAGTTGGGATGCTGTAAAAACTGAACTTGGAGATTGTGTACGCAATTTAGCTCCATCAGCTTTACCCGATAAGAGTCACATTCCTTATTTATCTTTAGATACAGACATAGGTGCTCGCACAATTTGTTTTGAAGGTGAAAGCAAAATTAGTGGTTCTTTTGTCGTTGAAGAAACCGAAGAGGATGAACATACACTGCGAAgactaatttttttaaataatccatACGTGATACAGAGCGAAGCACGTTTAAAAGAAG taAAGTCCAGAcgaggtaaaaaaaagaaagtaatagatAATGGATTTTTGGCTTGCAAACATCACGTATATATGAGCATAGGTGTTTCTATGATATTAGATTctacaaattttaatgaaatcatgATCATAGGTCTTGGTGGTGGAGGCTTGTGTACATTTCTATATCATTGTTTTTCAAAT TTAAAAATCACAACTGTTGAGATCGACGAGGCTATTCTTAAAGTGGCAGTTGAACATTTTGGCCTTACTTTAGACAATAGAATGCAAGTACAAATCGCAGATGgtatagaatttataaaaaattctgcTTCCGAAGGTAAGAAGTACTCGGCTATCCTTTTTGATGTTGATAGCAAGGATACTACCGTTGGAATGAGCTGTCCGCCTAAACAATTTCTTGAAATAGatttgttaaaaatgataGCCTCCTGTTTAACAGAGAATGgtctatttattttgaatttagtTAGCAGAGACAGTACTCTTAAACAAAAAGCTAAAGAcgatttaaaatcaatatttgtaTCTGTGGTATCTTATACTCTTCAAGATTATGTAAATGACGTGATCATGTGTTCCATAAATACTCAGGAATCAaaggaatggaaaaataaaataaaaaaggctGTTGTGAATTTGAACGAACAGGCGATTAAAAGGAAAGTGTTTGTCTCGTCGGATGCTTTTGATGTATCGTCGCTTGTTAAGAATTTATCGATAGAATCTTAA
- the LOC124948945 gene encoding eEF1A lysine and N-terminal methyltransferase homolog isoform X1 — MNLLPKTHDEFSQPEYWNTFFKKCGKKSFEWYGEYSELCDILIKYIKIKDDILVVGCGNSTLSMSLYDVGYRNIINIDVSEVVIKQMQNINKNDKPDLIYEQMDATQMTYPDEKFSVILDKGTLDALMPNVKEDTISIIDKYFKEIIRVLRNGGRYICISLLQEHILRKILSYFTANNFMIRVTRCHKTEEKAKQEEGSSIPVFVVVATKFIKLTESILEIALTDGKPERVSSTDTVISAVLSVQQSALICNCLDKRSISDVGEICLDLHRVGDKYPRYTVYVLDQPRAKGAKSYAAFIVPQGKETDWLFSTKEGRQQILQSTRRDRLTIVTLRREHKFESWDAVKTELGDCVRNLAPSALPDKSHIPYLSLDTDIGARTICFEGESKISGSFVVEETEEDEHTLRRLIFLNNPYVIQSEARLKEVKSRRGKKKKVIDNGFLACKHHVYMSIGVSMILDSTNFNEIMIIGLGGGGLCTFLYHCFSNLKITTVEIDEAILKVAVEHFGLTLDNRMQVQIADGIEFIKNSASEGKKYSAILFDVDSKDTTVGMSCPPKQFLEIDLLKMIASCLTENGLFILNLVSRDSTLKQKAKDDLKSIFVSVVSYTLQDYVNDVIMCSINTQESKEWKNKIKKAVVNLNEQAIKRKVFVSSDAFDVSSLVKNLSIES, encoded by the exons ATGAATCTTTTACCTAAAACTCATGATGAATTTAGTCAACCAGAATATTGGAATACGTTTTTCAAAAAATGTGGCAAGAAAAGTTTCGAGTG gtATGGAGAATATTCAGAATTATGtgatattttgattaaatatatcaaaataaaagatgatatATTAGTCGTTGGATGTGGTAATTCCACTCTCAGTATGTCGCTTTACGATGTCGGATATCG aaatattattaatatagatgTGTCAGAGGTTGTTATTAAACAAATGCAAAACattaataagaatgataagcCAGATTTAATATATGAACAAATGGATGCTACGCAAATGACATATCCAGATGAAAAATTTAGCGTTATATTGGATAAAGGTACCTTAGATGCTTTAATGCCAAATGTAAAGGAAGATACAATATCTATTATTGATAAGTATTTTAAG GAAATCATACGTGTCTTACGTAATGGTGGAAGATACATTTGTATTAGTTTGCTTCAAGAACATATTCTAAGGAAAATTTTGTCATATTTCACTGCTAATAATTTCATGATACGTGTGACACGATGTCATAAAACCGAAGAAAAAGCTAAACAAGAGGAAGGGAGTTCTATCCCAGTATTTGTTGTTGTAGCAaccaaatttataaaattaacagaGTCG ATTCTTGAAATTGCATTAACTGATGGAAAACCTGAAAGAGTATCCTCCACAGATACTGTAATATCTGCGGTATTATCGGTTCAACAATCAGCCTTAATATGTAATTGCCTTGATAAAAGAAGTATATCTGATGTAGGAGAAATTTGTTTAGATTTACATAGAGTGGGTGATAAGTATCCTCGATATACAGTTTATGTACTTGACCAACCTCGTGCTAAAGGAGCAAAATCATATGCTGCGTTTATAGTACCACAAGGAAA GGAAACAGATTGGTTGTTTAGTACCAAAGAAGGAAGGCAACAGATACTGCAGAGTACACGACGGGATAGACTTACTATCGTTACTCTTCGACGAGAACATAAATTTGAAAGTTGGGATGCTGTAAAAACTGAACTTGGAGATTGTGTACGCAATTTAGCTCCATCAGCTTTACCCGATAAGAGTCACATTCCTTATTTATCTTTAGATACAGACATAGGTGCTCGCACAATTTGTTTTGAAGGTGAAAGCAAAATTAGTGGTTCTTTTGTCGTTGAAGAAACCGAAGAGGATGAACATACACTGCGAAgactaatttttttaaataatccatACGTGATACAGAGCGAAGCACGTTTAAAAGAAG taAAGTCCAGAcgaggtaaaaaaaagaaagtaatagatAATGGATTTTTGGCTTGCAAACATCACGTATATATGAGCATAGGTGTTTCTATGATATTAGATTctacaaattttaatgaaatcatgATCATAGGTCTTGGTGGTGGAGGCTTGTGTACATTTCTATATCATTGTTTTTCAAAT TTAAAAATCACAACTGTTGAGATCGACGAGGCTATTCTTAAAGTGGCAGTTGAACATTTTGGCCTTACTTTAGACAATAGAATGCAAGTACAAATCGCAGATGgtatagaatttataaaaaattctgcTTCCGAAGGTAAGAAGTACTCGGCTATCCTTTTTGATGTTGATAGCAAGGATACTACCGTTGGAATGAGCTGTCCGCCTAAACAATTTCTTGAAATAGatttgttaaaaatgataGCCTCCTGTTTAACAGAGAATGgtctatttattttgaatttagtTAGCAGAGACAGTACTCTTAAACAAAAAGCTAAAGAcgatttaaaatcaatatttgtaTCTGTGGTATCTTATACTCTTCAAGATTATGTAAATGACGTGATCATGTGTTCCATAAATACTCAGGAATCAaaggaatggaaaaataaaataaaaaaggctGTTGTGAATTTGAACGAACAGGCGATTAAAAGGAAAGTGTTTGTCTCGTCGGATGCTTTTGATGTATCGTCGCTTGTTAAGAATTTATCGATAGAATCTTAA